The following coding sequences are from one Dermacentor andersoni chromosome 5, qqDerAnde1_hic_scaffold, whole genome shotgun sequence window:
- the LOC126531623 gene encoding uncharacterized protein isoform X1, protein MRFITPSNMCEVSTTATTRRRKGILKAARHSLSDFSDDSSSNSITLSISDDTSISSRIGSEASDSSSVILYDRQTFLDVNVRNPIVHQVKGDVHTSYDISIETNNSSFTMPRSTVRRRYSEFVYLRSLLKELQPSLAPPRLPSKTLMKRFDDKFIEDRRAGLESFLRNVLTEPLYLSNKSLHLFIQTSLTMKEIEDVVKGTEGTYIPESKPPIVLALHDEVFDEIGDSAYESAAEELSKNGSVTAAPRGILRKNSSVTMLHSSKCCRGDGHCHLRIGSSICVCTPTLLPPSWDSSHDSGMLQILSCPLPTTSTPIPNGMASDATTGTGALGSNIACHSGGASPDLRARISRLRVSASDSCLETMGSGIKKHVSFSSAVEIFDREKHGHRSVALWQSVPPAFGGVEPSLYFCSSSPSEHSSPS, encoded by the exons ATGCGCTTCATAACGCCTTCCAACATGTGCGAAGTATCGACGACCGCGACGACTCGACGCCGCAAGGGCATCCTCAAGGCAGCACGCCATTCGTTGAGCGACTTCAGCgatgacagcagcagcaacagtatCACTCTTAGCATCAGCGACGATACCAGCATCTCGTCCAGAATCGGGAGCGAGGCGAGCGATTCGTCCAGCGTCATACTTTACGACAGACAG ACTTTTCTAGATGTGAACGTGAGGAACCCGATCGTCCACCAAGTAAAAGGAGATGTTCACACTTCATATGACATTTCCATTGAG ACGAACAACAGCAGCTTCACAATGCCCCGGTCGACGGTACGCAGGAGGTATTCCGAGTTTGTTTACCTAAGAAGCCTACTCAAGGAACTGCAGCCTTCCTT GGCTCCACCCCGCCTTCCATCGAAGACGCTGATGAAAAGATTTGACGACAAGTTTATAGAAGACCGACGTGCGGGCCTCGAGTCTTTTTTGAGAAA TGTCCTGACAGAACCACTCTACCTCTCCAACAAGAGTCTGCACCTCTTTATCCAGACCAGCTTGACCATGAAGGAAATCGAAGACGTCGTCAAAGGAACAGAAGGCACCTACATCCCGGAGTCTAAACCACCCATTGTGCTTGCACTGCACGACGAAGTCTTCGACGAGATTGG CGACAGCGCATACGAGTCTGCAGCCGAAGAACTCTCCAAAAACGGCAGCGTCACGGCCGCACCGCGAGGAATCCTGCGTAAGAATAGCAGCGTCACCATGCTTCACAGTTCCAAgtgctgccgcggcgacggccaCTGTCACCTTCGCATCGGCTCCAGCATCTGCGTCTGCACGCCGACGCTCTTGCCGCCGTCTTGGGACAGTAGCCACGACAGCGGCATGCTTCAGATCCTGTCCTGTCCACTGCCCACCACCAGCACGCCCATACCGAACGGGATGGCTTCGGATGCCACCACGGGCACAGGAGCTCTAGGTTCCAACATTGCTTGCCACAGCGGAGGCGCCAGCCCTGATCTTCGTGCCAGAATATCGAGGCTGCGAGTGAGCGCCAGTGACTCGTGCTTGGAGACAATGGGCAGCGGCATAAAGAAGCACGTGTCCTTCTCGAGCGCTGTCGAAATCTTTGACAGGGAGAAGCACGGACACCGTAGCGTGGCACTGTGGCAGTCGGTTCCTCCCGCCTTCGGCGGCGTCGAGCCATCCCTTTATTTTTGCTCCTCTTCTCCCAGTGAACATTCGTCCCCTTCCTGA
- the LOC126531623 gene encoding uncharacterized protein isoform X2 — MLYESTSLPSRDGLGESTFLDVNVRNPIVHQVKGDVHTSYDISIETNNSSFTMPRSTVRRRYSEFVYLRSLLKELQPSLAPPRLPSKTLMKRFDDKFIEDRRAGLESFLRNVLTEPLYLSNKSLHLFIQTSLTMKEIEDVVKGTEGTYIPESKPPIVLALHDEVFDEIGDSAYESAAEELSKNGSVTAAPRGILRKNSSVTMLHSSKCCRGDGHCHLRIGSSICVCTPTLLPPSWDSSHDSGMLQILSCPLPTTSTPIPNGMASDATTGTGALGSNIACHSGGASPDLRARISRLRVSASDSCLETMGSGIKKHVSFSSAVEIFDREKHGHRSVALWQSVPPAFGGVEPSLYFCSSSPSEHSSPS; from the exons ACTTTTCTAGATGTGAACGTGAGGAACCCGATCGTCCACCAAGTAAAAGGAGATGTTCACACTTCATATGACATTTCCATTGAG ACGAACAACAGCAGCTTCACAATGCCCCGGTCGACGGTACGCAGGAGGTATTCCGAGTTTGTTTACCTAAGAAGCCTACTCAAGGAACTGCAGCCTTCCTT GGCTCCACCCCGCCTTCCATCGAAGACGCTGATGAAAAGATTTGACGACAAGTTTATAGAAGACCGACGTGCGGGCCTCGAGTCTTTTTTGAGAAA TGTCCTGACAGAACCACTCTACCTCTCCAACAAGAGTCTGCACCTCTTTATCCAGACCAGCTTGACCATGAAGGAAATCGAAGACGTCGTCAAAGGAACAGAAGGCACCTACATCCCGGAGTCTAAACCACCCATTGTGCTTGCACTGCACGACGAAGTCTTCGACGAGATTGG CGACAGCGCATACGAGTCTGCAGCCGAAGAACTCTCCAAAAACGGCAGCGTCACGGCCGCACCGCGAGGAATCCTGCGTAAGAATAGCAGCGTCACCATGCTTCACAGTTCCAAgtgctgccgcggcgacggccaCTGTCACCTTCGCATCGGCTCCAGCATCTGCGTCTGCACGCCGACGCTCTTGCCGCCGTCTTGGGACAGTAGCCACGACAGCGGCATGCTTCAGATCCTGTCCTGTCCACTGCCCACCACCAGCACGCCCATACCGAACGGGATGGCTTCGGATGCCACCACGGGCACAGGAGCTCTAGGTTCCAACATTGCTTGCCACAGCGGAGGCGCCAGCCCTGATCTTCGTGCCAGAATATCGAGGCTGCGAGTGAGCGCCAGTGACTCGTGCTTGGAGACAATGGGCAGCGGCATAAAGAAGCACGTGTCCTTCTCGAGCGCTGTCGAAATCTTTGACAGGGAGAAGCACGGACACCGTAGCGTGGCACTGTGGCAGTCGGTTCCTCCCGCCTTCGGCGGCGTCGAGCCATCCCTTTATTTTTGCTCCTCTTCTCCCAGTGAACATTCGTCCCCTTCCTGA
- the LOC126531623 gene encoding uncharacterized protein isoform X3: MTFLDVNVRNPIVHQVKGDVHTSYDISIETNNSSFTMPRSTVRRRYSEFVYLRSLLKELQPSLAPPRLPSKTLMKRFDDKFIEDRRAGLESFLRNVLTEPLYLSNKSLHLFIQTSLTMKEIEDVVKGTEGTYIPESKPPIVLALHDEVFDEIGDSAYESAAEELSKNGSVTAAPRGILRKNSSVTMLHSSKCCRGDGHCHLRIGSSICVCTPTLLPPSWDSSHDSGMLQILSCPLPTTSTPIPNGMASDATTGTGALGSNIACHSGGASPDLRARISRLRVSASDSCLETMGSGIKKHVSFSSAVEIFDREKHGHRSVALWQSVPPAFGGVEPSLYFCSSSPSEHSSPS, from the exons ATG ACTTTTCTAGATGTGAACGTGAGGAACCCGATCGTCCACCAAGTAAAAGGAGATGTTCACACTTCATATGACATTTCCATTGAG ACGAACAACAGCAGCTTCACAATGCCCCGGTCGACGGTACGCAGGAGGTATTCCGAGTTTGTTTACCTAAGAAGCCTACTCAAGGAACTGCAGCCTTCCTT GGCTCCACCCCGCCTTCCATCGAAGACGCTGATGAAAAGATTTGACGACAAGTTTATAGAAGACCGACGTGCGGGCCTCGAGTCTTTTTTGAGAAA TGTCCTGACAGAACCACTCTACCTCTCCAACAAGAGTCTGCACCTCTTTATCCAGACCAGCTTGACCATGAAGGAAATCGAAGACGTCGTCAAAGGAACAGAAGGCACCTACATCCCGGAGTCTAAACCACCCATTGTGCTTGCACTGCACGACGAAGTCTTCGACGAGATTGG CGACAGCGCATACGAGTCTGCAGCCGAAGAACTCTCCAAAAACGGCAGCGTCACGGCCGCACCGCGAGGAATCCTGCGTAAGAATAGCAGCGTCACCATGCTTCACAGTTCCAAgtgctgccgcggcgacggccaCTGTCACCTTCGCATCGGCTCCAGCATCTGCGTCTGCACGCCGACGCTCTTGCCGCCGTCTTGGGACAGTAGCCACGACAGCGGCATGCTTCAGATCCTGTCCTGTCCACTGCCCACCACCAGCACGCCCATACCGAACGGGATGGCTTCGGATGCCACCACGGGCACAGGAGCTCTAGGTTCCAACATTGCTTGCCACAGCGGAGGCGCCAGCCCTGATCTTCGTGCCAGAATATCGAGGCTGCGAGTGAGCGCCAGTGACTCGTGCTTGGAGACAATGGGCAGCGGCATAAAGAAGCACGTGTCCTTCTCGAGCGCTGTCGAAATCTTTGACAGGGAGAAGCACGGACACCGTAGCGTGGCACTGTGGCAGTCGGTTCCTCCCGCCTTCGGCGGCGTCGAGCCATCCCTTTATTTTTGCTCCTCTTCTCCCAGTGAACATTCGTCCCCTTCCTGA